The Pleuronectes platessa chromosome 13, fPlePla1.1, whole genome shotgun sequence genome includes a window with the following:
- the LOC128454688 gene encoding immunoglobulin lambda-1 light chain, which produces MLLIPAAALCCLCSALVATAAELTQDQLSLTATIGGEASFSCGGTDQSYYIFWFQKKDTGTFKQILVLIRGNVYNEFNHPQKDDFTAKRQQNSCELKIKKVKPSHAATYYCACSDYDEPTLIFGSGTKLFATDRPVVTPVVSVYPAASIAALDGKSSLLCVASNMDPPLVQFSWTRQREGGPLETLSSAHGEQLELRGEGRTAAIMVVDRHVSYTYNYHCHVRHEGGAVEAPAEQEVSAAHAQTPLAAWARSQRQVKLLWLLYTLLMVKSLVYCGGLALIHILRNRERPAAAHQTTEFPAAASTSH; this is translated from the exons atgCTTCTCATCCCAGCGGCTGCTCTGTGCTGCCTGTGTTCAG CACTGGTtgccacagcagcagagctgaCTCAGGACCAGTTGTCTTTGACCGCGACAATTGGTGGAGAGGCCTCGTTCAGCTGTGGAGGAACTGATCAGAGTTACTACATATTCTGGTTTCAGAAGAAAGACACAGGAACGTTCAAACAGATTCTTGTTCTTATTAGAGGTAATGTTTATAATGAGTTCAATCATCCTCAGAAAGACGACTTCACAGCTAAGAGACAACAGAACAGCTGTGAGTtgaagataaagaaagttaaaccCTCTCATGCAGCCACGTACTACTGCGCCTGTTCGGACTATGACGAACCCACA TTGATCTTCGGCTCAGGAACCAAATTGTTCGCCACTG ATCGGCCGGTGGTGACTCCGGTGGTGAGCGTGTACCCGGCAGCTTCCATAGCCGCCCTGGACGGGAAGAgctccctgctgtgtgtggCCTCCAACATGGATCCTCCTCTGGTCCAGTTCTCCTGgacgagacagagggagggtggTCCTCTGGAGACGCTGTCCTCTGCTCATGGAGAGCAGCTGGAGCTCAGAGGGGAAGGACGCACCGCCGCCATCATGGTGGTCGACCGGCACGTTTCCTACACATACAACTACCACTGCCACGTCAGGCATGAGGGAGGCGCAGTGGAGGCCCCGGCAGAGCAAG AGGTTTCTGCAGCTCATGCACAGACGCCTCTGGCGGCCTGGGCCCGGTCTCAGCGGCAGGTGAAGCTGCTCTGGCTGCTCTACACGCTGCTGATGGTGAAGAGTCTGGTTTACTGCGGTGGACTCGCTCTGATCCACATCCTGAGGAACAGGGAGCGTCCAGCCGCTGCTCACCAGACCACGGagtttcctgcagcagcttcaacTTCTCACTGA